The following proteins are encoded in a genomic region of Carnobacterium maltaromaticum DSM 20342:
- a CDS encoding thermonuclease family protein has protein sequence MKIKLIVVAFCLTLLSGCSEMELFENRINLSESINKQDKENKVNSSNFTGRNFSVLPKNKRIQVTYSKKIDGDTARFELNGFEFKTRFLLIDTPETVKAGVTPQKFGKEASERTDELLMKAANIEIEFDKGDKTDRYDRALCYVYVDNVLIQNILTSEGLARIAYVNSPNDTKLVEVKEYEQMAKDLKIGIWSIDNYVNKHGFQE, from the coding sequence TTGAAAATTAAACTAATAGTAGTAGCTTTTTGTTTAACCTTATTATCGGGTTGTTCAGAAATGGAACTGTTTGAAAATAGAATAAATTTAAGTGAGAGTATAAATAAACAAGATAAAGAAAACAAAGTAAATTCAAGTAACTTTACTGGTAGAAATTTTTCAGTGTTACCAAAAAATAAAAGAATTCAAGTAACTTATTCAAAGAAAATAGATGGAGATACAGCTAGATTTGAGTTAAATGGTTTCGAGTTTAAAACGAGATTTCTATTAATTGATACACCTGAAACTGTCAAAGCTGGAGTGACACCGCAAAAGTTTGGAAAAGAAGCTAGTGAACGTACTGACGAACTTTTAATGAAGGCAGCTAACATAGAAATTGAGTTTGATAAAGGTGACAAGACGGATAGGTATGATCGAGCTTTGTGCTATGTATACGTGGACAATGTGTTAATTCAAAATATTCTCACGTCTGAAGGACTTGCTCGTATTGCATATGTAAATAGTCCTAATGACACGAAGTTAGTAGAAGTAAAAGAATACGAGCAAATGGCAAAGGACTTAAAAATTGGCATTTGGTCAATTGATAATTATGTCAATAAACATGGATTTCAAGAATAA
- a CDS encoding DNA cytosine methyltransferase, translating into MITAKSYFSGAGGMDLGLLNSGIDVVESFEIDKKACETMRMNFKHKINECDITKITVLGQPKADVYVGTFPCTKYSTVADISGTRNGDDLFLHFFRHVAIDQPEMYVVENVPGMRKFQVVMECLTKLPNYYVRVECPVNASWWLPQERKRLIVIGSKKPFDNLEYPMFTTQMVVGDILEQDPNVHIPDYVQFRIDGKYRDKPIITKLDGIAPTCVAHYSKDKSTRLVDDGKRIRPYTRLEYQRLQSFPDSFKFFGTDNDAIKQIGNAVPPIMGEWIGDQIIRYFS; encoded by the coding sequence ATGATAACTGCAAAATCTTATTTTTCTGGAGCTGGTGGTATGGATTTAGGATTATTGAATTCAGGAATAGATGTTGTTGAATCATTCGAAATTGATAAGAAGGCTTGCGAAACAATGAGAATGAATTTCAAACACAAAATAAATGAATGTGATATTACGAAAATAACAGTATTGGGTCAACCCAAAGCAGATGTTTATGTAGGAACCTTTCCATGCACAAAGTATTCAACGGTAGCAGACATTAGTGGTACAAGAAATGGTGATGATTTATTTTTACATTTCTTTAGACATGTTGCTATAGATCAACCTGAAATGTATGTAGTAGAGAACGTTCCAGGGATGCGTAAATTTCAAGTTGTTATGGAGTGTCTAACCAAGTTGCCTAATTATTATGTTAGGGTTGAGTGTCCTGTTAATGCCAGTTGGTGGCTTCCCCAAGAACGGAAAAGGTTGATTGTTATTGGTAGTAAAAAGCCTTTTGATAACCTTGAGTATCCAATGTTTACAACTCAAATGGTTGTAGGTGATATTCTAGAACAAGATCCAAATGTTCACATACCTGATTACGTTCAATTTCGTATAGATGGAAAATATCGAGATAAACCAATTATCACCAAATTAGATGGGATTGCACCAACGTGTGTCGCTCATTATTCTAAAGATAAATCAACAAGACTTGTAGATGATGGAAAAAGAATCCGACCTTACACAAGGCTAGAGTACCAGCGGTTACAGAGTTTTCCTGATTCCTTTAAGTTTTTTGGCACAGATAATGATGCGATTAAACAAATTGGAAATGCTGTTCCACCAATTATGGGTGAATGGATTGGGGATCAAATTATTCGTTACTTCAGTTAG